TTTTACCCTTTCAAATCGCTAGTCAACTTGTTTAATCTGTAACTCTTTTGGTACTTCAAAGAACATGTTTTCTTCACGACCTAGAACTTCTTCTACTGAACGGGTGCCAGCGAGCTCTTTGATGCGTTCCAAAATCTGGTTAACCAGCTCTTCTGGCGCGGATGCTCCCGCCGTTACACCCACTTTTACTTTATCGTTAAACCACTCTGGTTGAATGTCTTCCGGGCAATCTGTTAGATACCCTGGAGTACCTAACTTCTCAGCCAGCTCTTTCAGACGAGTTGAGTTAGATGAATTCTTAGAACCGACAACAATCACAACATCAACGTCCGTTGCCATCTCGCGCACCGCATCCTGACGATTCTGCGTGGCATAACAAATATCGTCTTTACGTGGGCCCTGAATTTCAGGGAACACACGTCGAAGTTCGTTAATCACATCTGCAGTTTCATCTACCGACAATGTTGTCTGACTTACATAATGAAGGTTGCTCGGGTCTTTGACTTTCGCTTTGAGAGTAACCACATCTGTTGGCGTCTCAACTAGGTACATACCACCTTGTTCACTGGCATACTGGCCCATTGTACCTTCTACTTCGGGATGCCCTGCATGACCAATCAAAACCACTTCCATATGACGGCGGCTTGCACGAGCCACTTCCATATGGACTTTAGTCACAAGTGGACAAGTTGCATCAAAAACGGTCAAGTCACGTTCTTTCGCTTCTTTGCGTACAGCCTGAGACACACCATGAGCAGAGAAAATCACAATATTGTCATCAGGCACTTCATGAAGCTCTTCGACAAAGATAGCGCCTCTTTGTTTGAGGCCTTCGACCACAAATCGATTGTGCACGACTTCATGACGAACATAAATCGGTGGTTGATACATTTCCAATGCACGTTCGACAATGCTGATCGCACGATCAACACCTGCACAGAAGCCACGTGGGTTGGCTAAAAGAATTTTCATTTCATTGCTCATAGTGATTATTTTATCGCTTCAGGCGGCTATTCTACTGACAAAATTTCAACTTCAAAAGTCACATCTTGCCCTGCTAGAGGGTGGTTGAAATCCACTGTCACTGAATCACCCGCAATTTCGGTAATAATGCCAGGTATTTCCATACCATCAGGGCCAGAGAAAGCCATGATGGTTCCCACTTCAACGTCTGCATCACCGACAAATCTTGCACGATCCATATGATGCACATTGTCTGGGTTCGGAGCGCCAAAGGCATCTTCGGCTTTCAGTTCAATCGCCTTTTTCTCACCCACTTCAAGTCCTAGCAAGCATTGCTCAAAGTTTTCACTTAGGCTGCCATCACCAATCACGAGCTTGGCAGGTTTACCCATGTTATGCGTGCTATCAGCAACAGAGCCATCTTTAAGTTTGATAGTAAAATGCAGCGTTACTGCGGATTCCTGGACAATAGTGGTCACAATACGTTTCCTTGTTATTGGAGAGCTTGGCTTCTATTCAATAGAGGCTTCGTTATATTAAAAAGCGCTCTCTGAATCAACAGACAGCGCTTAGGGTTATTCGATCATTATGGGCTTACACTTCGGTTCCAGCGCCTTTTTTACGAAATCCGTCAAGGATAATCATTGCAGCGCCAATACAAATGGTGCTGTCAGCCAAATTAAATGCTGGCCAGTGGTAGTTACCCCAGAAAAAGTCTAAGTAATCGACAACATAACCGTGTACCACACGATCAAATACGTTACCCACTGCACCACCGATGATCATGGCATAAGCCACATTGTTCCATTTCTCTTTTGCTGGCAGTTTACTCATCCAGTAAGTCAGCATAGCGGTTACGGCAAAAGCGATCCCCGTAAACAACCAACGTTGCCAGCCAGCCTGATCGCTCAGGAAGCTAAATGCAGCACCGTAGTTATGTACGTAAAGTAGATTAAAGAAAGGCAGTACCTCAATACGGTTCGCCCAGCCATAACCCATGTTATCCATCACAAACAGCTTGATGCCGATATCTGCTAGAAAGATAACCAATGCTAGCCAAAGCCAGCGTACACCTGATTGTTTTAATGGCATATTACTCATTAAAGTTCCTATAAAATCATGAACTAGACACTACGGTAAGAGATCCCCAACTCGGTCGTTCCTCCCTCTTGAGGATGACACGGGGCTATCATTACAAAATCGTCATTCCTTAGAGCGAAGAATGAGTGAGTAAGGAATCTCAACAAGCTTACTGTGCACTTATCGAAGTATTGCCTACACATTCAAGCCCTACGGTTAAGTGACGGCAAGTTCTTGGTAATTTATGTAAAACAGCAGTTAAAAATAACCCCAGTATGTACTGGGGCTATAATATTTCAATAAAGTTCAACTTCTAGCTGAGCTAAATTAAGCGAATTTGCGTACTTCGCCTTCACCATCAACGTTAGACACACAACGGCCACAGATCTTCTCGTGACCTTCGGTTGTGCCAACATCTGGAGTGTGGTGCCAGCAGCGGTCGCACTTCTCGTTTTCAGTTGCTTTCACTTCAACGAATAGGCCTTCGACATCTGTTGCTTGCGCCGCTTCTGACTTCTCGCTTAGAGGCTTAACAACCGCTGCTGAAGTTAGTAGTGCAAAGCGTAGCTCATCTTCCAGCTTGCTTAGCTTGGCCGCTAGTGCATCATCAGCGTAAAGCGTCACTTCTGCTTGCAGAGAACCACCAATAGTCTTCTCTTTACGAGCGTCTTCTAGCAGTTTGTTTACACCACCACGAACCGCTTGGATTTCAGCCCAGAATTCGTTGTTAAGTTCTTCGCCTTCAGTTAAGCCGAACAGACCCTGGTACCACTCGCCTGTGAAAACAAACTTATCTCGCTCGCCTGGCATCTCGTTCCAGATCTCGTCTGCAGTGAACGACATGATTGGTGCCATCCAACGAACAAGCGCTTCTACGATGTAGTAAAGTGCAGTCTGACAGCTACGTTGAGC
This window of the Vibrio neptunius genome carries:
- the ispH gene encoding 4-hydroxy-3-methylbut-2-enyl diphosphate reductase, whose amino-acid sequence is MSNEMKILLANPRGFCAGVDRAISIVERALEMYQPPIYVRHEVVHNRFVVEGLKQRGAIFVEELHEVPDDNIVIFSAHGVSQAVRKEAKERDLTVFDATCPLVTKVHMEVARASRRHMEVVLIGHAGHPEVEGTMGQYASEQGGMYLVETPTDVVTLKAKVKDPSNLHYVSQTTLSVDETADVINELRRVFPEIQGPRKDDICYATQNRQDAVREMATDVDVVIVVGSKNSSNSTRLKELAEKLGTPGYLTDCPEDIQPEWFNDKVKVGVTAGASAPEELVNQILERIKELAGTRSVEEVLGREENMFFEVPKELQIKQVD
- the fkpB gene encoding FKBP-type peptidyl-prolyl cis-trans isomerase, whose protein sequence is MTTIVQESAVTLHFTIKLKDGSVADSTHNMGKPAKLVIGDGSLSENFEQCLLGLEVGEKKAIELKAEDAFGAPNPDNVHHMDRARFVGDADVEVGTIMAFSGPDGMEIPGIITEIAGDSVTVDFNHPLAGQDVTFEVEILSVE
- the lspA gene encoding signal peptidase II, whose protein sequence is MSNMPLKQSGVRWLWLALVIFLADIGIKLFVMDNMGYGWANRIEVLPFFNLLYVHNYGAAFSFLSDQAGWQRWLFTGIAFAVTAMLTYWMSKLPAKEKWNNVAYAMIIGGAVGNVFDRVVHGYVVDYLDFFWGNYHWPAFNLADSTICIGAAMIILDGFRKKGAGTEV